A stretch of the Theropithecus gelada isolate Dixy chromosome 7a, Tgel_1.0, whole genome shotgun sequence genome encodes the following:
- the LOC112627484 gene encoding basic salivary proline-rich protein 2-like, with amino-acid sequence MVEKSDNMRPVKYKISDRCQSADCRAPAGLGGEVFRAEVPSLQNGRLLPLRTPVPAAKTVAAGAPRGTGQALPLTLSEPADLAAARAPLGPAAQGAQDPPPPPPVPLSGEPSGAVNLPRQRLPRRQRPGPAAPAFLLLPPTANLQSPAEPPLPRRDPIATPGLPLGTGPPGSREEAAARQGRGGGGGRHHVCPPLPEAGCPADKAQRRRRRSGRPGRPRRPPRNKRGQEPRKPGALMQ; translated from the exons ATGGTGGAAAAATCTGACAATATGCGtccagtaaaatataaaataagtgacCGATGTCAAAGTGCAGACT GCCGTGCACCCGCGGGTCTCGGCGGCGAAGTCTTTCGGGCAGAAGTCCCAAGCCTTCAAAACGGCAGGCTTCTCCCCCTCAGGACTCCAGTCCCCGCGGCCAAGACTGTCGCTGCGGGGGCCCCGCGCGGGACTGGCCAGGCTCTCCCGTTAACCCTCTCTGAGCCGGCCGATCTCGCCGCGGCCCGAGCGCCTCTCGGCCCCGCAGCACAGGGCGCCCAGGacccgccgcccccgccgcccgtTCCCCTCTCCGGAGAGCCCAGCGGGGCCGTCAACCTGCCCAGACAAAGGCTACCGCGGCGCCAGAGGCCGGGCCCGGCCGCGcctgccttcctccttctcccGCCCACTGCCAACCTCCAGTCGCCCGCAGAACCTCCGCTGCCTCGGCGCGACCCCATCGCCACCCCGGGGCTGCCGCTCGGGACCGGCCCGCCGGGTAGCCGCGAGGAGGCCGCCGCACGCCAGGGCCGAGGAGGGGGCGGCGGCCGCCACCATGTCTGCCCGCCCCTCCCAGAAGCGGGGTGCCCAGCGGACAAAGCGCAGCGGCGGCGCAGGCGGAGCGGGCGCCCAGGCCGACCCCGCCGACCCCCGCGGAATAAGCGGGGCCAGGAGCCCCGGAAACCCGGCGCCTTAATGCAATAA